The nucleotide sequence TCCAAAGACTTGTTTCTCGACCCTTCGGTTATTGGGGAAGTACGTGAGTAGCACAAAGAGACCGCCACAGCGATTTACCTCCTCTGTGACCTTAATGTCTGTCCCACGTCCTCCAAGGTTAGTGGAAATAATGATCTGTCCCTTGTTGAACTCCTGGTTCTCAATGTTGTGGCTCTCACTCATCGTGTACATGGTAACTGgatgtttattttctgctgCAATTTTGTCATTGAGCGCATTTGCTGTGTTGACGTCCTCACACACGACTAACACCACCTGTCCTCGTTTAGAGACTCTTGTGACCGTGTCACAAATAGTTTGGATCCATTGTTCCGTACCTCCTCTCACCTGGACTGCAGGCAGCTCAGTAACCTTTTGACGTTGATGAGCTGGTATGACATAGCTGTCCGTTTTGTAATGCCTTGCCAGGAAACCCTTGTCTGCATCTCCCCCTAGTGTTCCAGAAACACCAAATATCCCTTTCCCTCTGAGATATCTTTTGAAGAAATTTGAATTTGACATGTAGTTTGTCACATTTGATAATGGAGATAATGTTAACTGATGCTTCATCTCCAGAAATTGTTGTAGTCCATCACCCCACCGTTTTCTTTTCTCCAGCATTCCACTGGCCTGAAAGTCCACTGGGATTATTGCATGGTACATGTGTtcaccatcttcatcaacaTCTATTCCCTGAGCACTAAGAGATCTCTCAATCATGTACTCTCTGCCTTTGGTCATCTGAATGGCCTTCAGTGCATTCTCAACAAACAGTGGCAGCTGACTGTCCAGGTATTTCTCCAAGAAAGAAGGGATTACAAGAGATTCTTTATCTTCTTCTGAACTGCATTGTTTAGAGTATTTAATCTTGGATTTCACCTCACTAATGGTGGCCTCAATGAGCAAATTTTCAGCCAAGATCTCACAAGATTTTCCATTCTCGAGTAGCAGCATGTTGATGTTTTGGTCAGTTTTTGTCTTTTGCTCTCCAAATTGAAAGGCTTTTCTAGTTTCTGACTGATAAATATAACAGTTAAATGCCACCTTGTGCTCCATCCCCATCTCGAGAACCTTGAGCAGGTCATATTGTTGTTCTATTCCTGTTTTAGCCATGATGGTCTTTAATGCCTCATTTTCAATGGCCCCAtgttccttttctccttcttcatTAATAGAGACCTTCAAATTTTCAAAATCTTCCTCTGAGTAAAAGCCTAATTCAATACCTGGCAACAAAATTTCCAGTGGTGAAAACGTATCATTTGTATCTGAACCAATCATTGCTATCAGGGCAGCTGTGTGAAAATTCTGGACTCTTGTTGTCCACATGGTCTCTCCAGTTTCTTCTACCTCAATTGGTCGACATGCAGATATAATGGCCCAGATGCTGGCTAGGACTTGCTCCAAATGTTGGAGGCCACTGGACTCATGGGACAGAAATGTTATTTGAACTCCATTATCTAAAGTCATGTAGTCAACCTCATCCACAAGGACCAACTCAAACTTCCTGTCTCCACGAGATGTTTTGTTCTCAAACTCTTGTTTCAGTGTATCTGCTGCAAATGTTCCAACAGTACTGTACACTACATCTTGTTTGTATGCTTCCTGAGTCAGATCATCTTGTTCTTCAGATGAGACATCATTCAGCATTGGAGGAACAGCAGATGATGTTATGTCGAACATGTTGTAAAGTTTGCTCCATTCCTCTAAATCACGGCAAGCGAGGATTGGAGAGCTTGTCACAATGTCCACCTTTACACCACGAATGGCATGGATCACAGCAAGCATGGCTAAGATACAAGATTTCCCTTCACCTGTTCCAATTTCAAGGAGACAACCTGTATTGGTTTTTGattttggaagcaggaaaacCATCAAGGTTGCAAGCTGAGTTAATCTGGGAAGATATCCTTCAATGACTATTTCCTCTTTACCCCTTTGAATAGTGAGAGCAGAGCACATTTTTACTGCGACTGACATTTGCACTAGTACACTTTTGAGAACTTGTCTGTCTGGATTGGTAAAATCCAGTTCTTTAACCATTTTCTTTACATGCTGGATTTCATTTTTATGGAGATCagttcttttgtgtttttgaaGCTCCATTTCCAGATATACCAGAACATCCTCTAGTATTGTCAGGACATTCTCAGGATAGTTTGAGTTGCGCATTTCACTAATAATAGTATTAGcatttttgtctctttctgtgtcaaCATGCCATTTCAGCCGTCTGGGTGGATCAGGTGAATCTAAAGCATGGAGAACAATCTCATACTCCAGCTTGTAGGTCTGTGCAATGTGAAGTATTGCCTGCACGTGATCTTTGTCTTTCCCGACAACATAACGCATGAAATCTGTTATTTCTGGCAGTTTCCATGTGTTGTTGAACGCAATCCGACACAGAATGTCTTTACTCTGTGTAGAAAGTTGAATATCAGTTTGAAGAACGCTCTGTAAAAGATTAAAGGCAAGTGACGGATGATCGTCTTGCAACAGTTCCAGCACATCCAAGAGGAAATCCCggttgtgtttatgtttgtggtCATTTTCATCCTCCTCAAAAACTAAATACATTATTGCCTCAAGCACTGTCAGTCTATCTTGTAGAGGCAGAGTCTCATAACCAACTGAAGTGTcgaaagaaaacacacagctgCTGGACAGGTTGTGTTTCTTACAGTACTCCACCATTAACTCATTTTGCAGGGTTTTCATCCTGCCTGCTAATGTCTCCTCTGAGTCTTCCTCTTCAAGGATTCGATATTCACATAGGAGGTCTGAGAATTTCTCCTCTATTTCTGCAACCTGTAAAACATATATATCTTAAGCAGATCTCAGCTGAAGCACAATGCCTAGTcatttatgttatattatataacaaaaaaaccTGTTAGACTCTAATAATCaaatatcaattaaaaaaaatctacattaCCTCATCTCTCTcaatttcagtgtttattgtctgTTGCATTATATAAGTTTGGTGATGGAGCTCATGGCCTCTCAGCCTCTGTTTCTGCTTGAGCGTCTCTGTGGCTTGTGAAAGTTTCTCAGCAGCAAGCTCACTTTCCCTTTGAATCTGTTCCTCGATTCTTTTTTCACGTTCAAGCTGGGCCTGTCGCCTCTGCTCCtctttttcttgtctttttctttcttcttcctctcgcGCATCATCTTCAATTTTCCCTGGTTGAGAGTAAAATACTCTACATTTACCATCACTCTAAAAACTTGAGAAACCAAATAAAAAGGTGTCTGTTTATTTACGAAGAAAACCTATGTATGTTTAAAAGTAAAGACACCTCAGTGTGAGACTATGGCTCATAATGCTTAGCTTTTATAAGAATTACTGTATGTCATATCAAAGCTATCCAAAGCTTTAATAATGCATGATATTgactatttaaaaaattaattgaaCATAAATGTGGTTTAAACCAAGTGAGTATGGGTCAGTAAATCAAACTAGTCCTCAttaagtgtttaaggctctggattggcactgccaagctgccattgtaTCATGATTGACATTATGCTCTGACCACAAATTCCTAATAAGATAATTCCAAAAAAAAGGTCACACACAAGGAGTAAATAAAGActttttgtctttcaaatgtggCAGCCATGTGATTGACATTCAACAATAAATATGAACTGAAACtggccattttatttatttgtgctttCAGTGACAGCTTAGAGAAACACAAATAAGTAAAAGTTTAGTAACAAGACACAGGTGATAATCATCACACATTACTTGTTCAGTTCAACCTGCCAATAATCCGTCAACTGCTGACAACCACAAACCCTTAGCCACAATAATGCACCATATGAAAATAcaactctggaaaaaaaaatctgagcccactgcaaaataatgtgtttcttgtgtttttttcttccagggtcATGTGTTGGTGAGATGaagtgttttgtttcatttttttgtgaactgtgacaatatttctcctaaattcaaaatataactattgttatttagagtgtatatttaaaggaaatgacatcacatcaaaataacccaagatcctGCAGTattacagagctttaataactcaaataaaacaaaatgtaaatcatttgtaaacagattgtgttaatgctttgtgtaaataacattaagagatcagtatttggtggaataaccccgatctgcatgagttttagctccatgatctccaccagtttctcacactgctgttggggaactttataccactctttttataaaaaagcaaacagctcagctttacttgatggtttgtgaccatccatcttcctcttgatgacattccagaggttttcagtagagttcacatctggagattgggcagtgggctcttgtttttttttccccagagctgtatatttgTAAACATTTGATAATATTTGCACGCAACctatattttatacaaaaaaaattgttgctgTCCATCATTTACATCTCTGACCTTCAGGAAGTTATGCATCTGAACAGAAGAGTGCATATTTAGCCTTTACATCATTCATTCACGTTGGTTTACATTAAGGTATAATATCAGAACACTGAGCTAGCTTAGAATATATTCAtcaaaacataaaaatgaaatttaataaatataacaaacatAATTCAACTAAACATTAGAAGTGCTCATTCTAATGTTTTGTGAAAAGATTCACAAGTGAGTCTTTAGGCATTGTTTGCTTAGAGTCTTGAAGGAATGTGCATACTAGATCCTTACCTAAATGTTTCTTTAAatagatattaccagtagctactgaaacccttttaaaaatgataaattcttcccttagccctggctatgtgcctaaatctatTAAattagcagttatcaaaccccagtagaccaatatcaaacctgccctttatctccaagaccATAGAAAAGGTTGTAGCACAACAGTTATGTTCAGACATGTAGTGTATCAATCAGGATCAATTAGGcttcatcatagcacagagacagcactggatAAAGTAGTCAATGACCTTttactgacctctgatcagggttgtgtctcctggatcttagtgcaccttttgacaccattgaccacactgttctactgaataggctagaacatgttggtgttaaaggaacagccctcttctggctcaggtcttatttgactgaccgacatcagtttgtagatctagatggtgacttttGATTCATGCATACATCAGTGGACCAgtttgtaaattaaaaaaaaaaaaaatcaaaatatgtgcACACTGGTAAGAATCAAGTGAGGTTTAAAGACCTCAAAATGTCTCATAAATGGTGCACTGTGTAAAATTCATTCAGAAGATCTAGGAAGGATGCTTCATCACAGCTGCCAGCGTGTATTATGGCCTTGTATTTCATGATGTTTAGAAGACCCTGACACATACAATGTGTTTTACCAC is from Hemibagrus wyckioides isolate EC202008001 linkage group LG07, SWU_Hwy_1.0, whole genome shotgun sequence and encodes:
- the LOC131355568 gene encoding protein translocase subunit SecA-like, with protein sequence MKLIIPMTFLKTFYINVKYGDCSESDCCKNPHLWYVFNPKDDPSFTIRESGDHQEIHLDCNRNYEKRKSTCPNYGKIEDDAREEEERKRQEKEEQRRQAQLEREKRIEEQIQRESELAAEKLSQATETLKQKQRLRGHELHHQTYIMQQTINTEIERDEVAEIEEKFSDLLCEYRILEEEDSEETLAGRMKTLQNELMVEYCKKHNLSSSCVFSFDTSVGYETLPLQDRLTVLEAIMYLVFEEDENDHKHKHNRDFLLDVLELLQDDHPSLAFNLLQSVLQTDIQLSTQSKDILCRIAFNNTWKLPEITDFMRYVVGKDKDHVQAILHIAQTYKLEYEIVLHALDSPDPPRRLKWHVDTERDKNANTIISEMRNSNYPENVLTILEDVLVYLEMELQKHKRTDLHKNEIQHVKKMVKELDFTNPDRQVLKSVLVQMSVAVKMCSALTIQRGKEEIVIEGYLPRLTQLATLMVFLLPKSKTNTGCLLEIGTGEGKSCILAMLAVIHAIRGVKVDIVTSSPILACRDLEEWSKLYNMFDITSSAVPPMLNDVSSEEQDDLTQEAYKQDVVYSTVGTFAADTLKQEFENKTSRGDRKFELVLVDEVDYMTLDNGVQITFLSHESSGLQHLEQVLASIWAIISACRPIEVEETGETMWTTRVQNFHTAALIAMIGSDTNDTFSPLEILLPGIELGFYSEEDFENLKVSINEEGEKEHGAIENEALKTIMAKTGIEQQYDLLKVLEMGMEHKVAFNCYIYQSETRKAFQFGEQKTKTDQNINMLLLENGKSCEILAENLLIEATISEVKSKIKYSKQCSSEEDKESLVIPSFLEKYLDSQLPLFVENALKAIQMTKGREYMIERSLSAQGIDVDEDGEHMYHAIIPVDFQASGMLEKRKRWGDGLQQFLEMKHQLTLSPLSNVTNYMSNSNFFKRYLRGKGIFGVSGTLGGDADKGFLARHYKTDSYVIPAHQRQKVTELPAVQVRGGTEQWIQTICDTVTRVSKRGQVVLVVCEDVNTANALNDKIAAENKHPVTMYTMSESHNIENQEFNKGQIIISTNLGGRGTDIKVTEEVNRCGGLFVLLTYFPNNRRVEKQVFG